The following coding sequences are from one Phycisphaerales bacterium window:
- a CDS encoding ABC transporter substrate-binding protein: protein MSKDAVETMDVRLGHSPDADDIFMWWPLAGTEDQPAVIDTAPFRFELVPADIEELNVRAESGELEITGISMAHYPAISKDYALTTCGSSFGLGYGPKLVSRKPVSVEELQKHGGVIGVAGMRTSGYATARLLLGDHNLSYLPMAFEAIPDAVCNGQVDAGVVIHEGQLTYMDSGLHLVSDLGQWWQQHSGGPLPLGGNVIRRDLDKRWGPGSAARIVGLLRQSIAYSMANRQVALDQCLAFEQSDQRPADRRQTIDRFVEMYVNQLTLDLGDAGRQAVEQLLSEMARAGFAPAVAEVAFVDPEGI from the coding sequence ATGAGCAAAGATGCTGTAGAAACAATGGATGTTCGGCTTGGTCATAGCCCCGATGCGGACGATATTTTTATGTGGTGGCCGTTGGCTGGAACGGAAGATCAGCCCGCGGTCATTGACACGGCGCCCTTTCGTTTTGAGCTCGTGCCTGCAGACATCGAGGAGCTTAATGTTCGGGCTGAGAGCGGCGAACTTGAAATCACTGGAATCAGCATGGCGCATTATCCAGCTATTTCAAAGGACTACGCACTGACCACCTGTGGTTCTTCGTTTGGTTTGGGGTATGGTCCCAAGCTTGTGTCGCGGAAGCCGGTCTCAGTAGAAGAACTCCAAAAGCATGGCGGCGTGATCGGCGTCGCCGGTATGCGCACCAGTGGATATGCAACGGCGAGGCTTTTGCTTGGCGATCACAATCTAAGTTATTTGCCAATGGCGTTTGAGGCGATTCCAGACGCAGTTTGCAATGGGCAGGTTGATGCGGGTGTTGTTATCCACGAAGGGCAGCTCACCTACATGGATTCAGGCCTGCATCTTGTCAGTGATCTTGGGCAGTGGTGGCAACAGCATTCGGGCGGCCCATTGCCTTTGGGAGGTAATGTAATTCGCCGCGATTTAGATAAGCGATGGGGGCCTGGGTCTGCAGCACGTATCGTGGGTCTGTTGCGGCAGAGTATTGCTTACTCGATGGCGAATCGTCAGGTCGCGCTTGATCAGTGTCTGGCGTTTGAGCAGAGCGATCAGCGGCCAGCTGATCGAAGGCAGACAATCGATCGCTTTGTTGAGATGTACGTGAATCAACTCACGCTCGATCTTGGGGATGCTGGTCGGCAGGCTGTCGAGCAGCTTCTCAGCGAGATGGCAAGAGCAGGATTTGCGCCAGCTGTGGCTGAGGTCGCCTTTGTGGATCCAGAAGGCATCTAG